ctctctgtgtctctctctctctctctctctctctctctctgtctctctctctctctctgtctctctctctctctctctctctctctctctctctctctctctctctctctctcggtctctctctctaacctgtccATACCTGTGCCTCCCCAGGCTGAAGGCATCAGGACCAGACCACGACCTCCCAGCAGCCCCGGCAGCATGTGGCCACACATTGACGACCCCACCACCAGACCTCAGCTGGACGACTGCGAGAAGATGGGGACTCTGTTCGGGATGATCAACAAGTGTCTGCGGGGGGTGGGCTTCACCCAGATGTACTTTGGGGACAAGATAGTAGAGCCGGTGGTGATCGTGTTCTTTTGGATGCTCCTCTGGTTCCTTGGCATCCAGGCACTGGGACTGGTGGGAACTCTGTGCCTCATCATCATCTACATCCAGAAGTAACCAGCCTGCTGTACTATTTGTTtgacgctctcacacacacacacacacacacacacacacacacacacacacacacacacacacaggcaggacTAATCCGTGTTGATGGATacaacaggtgtgtgtgggcGATCAGACCAAACCCAAGTGGTGTGTGTGGCTTTTCCTGCCAGGAGCGCTGCCCTCGTGAATTAACagtattgatcagctgatttaaaggaaggggaagaggaagtggaagtggaagaCGTGTGAGAAACGGTTTGTTTCTATTTGAGTCAgaggtgaaagagagaggagtcTCTGTCCCAGCGCTCACGAAGCACAACCGTGTGTTTGactgaagaaaaagaagctgCAGGATGTTCCCATGGCGACACACAGCAGTAATATCACTCCAGTCATCAGAAAGTACAGCTCACACTCTCCTCATACCTGTGTACTGTGATACAAAGCACACAGCTGGATCATCCATGATAAAGTGTCTTTAGTGTTATTGTTGCAATTATAGAGATTCAGCTCATAACTGTGtctaataatacacacacacacacacacacacacacacacacacacacacacacacacacacacacacacacacacacacacacacacacacacaggagatgAATGGTTCTAATTGACCTAAATGAACATGAGCAGTTAGTTGGTGTGAGAGAATAGAACAGCCATGCAGAAGTCTTTGTGTTAATAATgaactataacacacacacatgctctaaCCAAACGCTGACATCAGTAACTGATCAGTAACTCTTTTATCCTGATTAAccatttgtgtttaaatgtgatgaatctttacatacacacacacacacacacacacacacacacacacacaaagtaggTTGAATTGAGTGCAGCTGGAAGATGTTTGGTCTGTCACAGTGTTCACTTCTAACAGACAGCTGAGGACTTTCAGGTATTTAACCTCTACTTGGTCATATCATGATCATTCATAGCACACTTGATCCATTAGTGCCTCTGCTCTGACAGTTGTAATGATACCAGTAGAGTCTCTGAGGTCACCTGAAGTGTAAACCACTGTGGTTGGAGTTGTCACGTGACAGGATGTGAATGGTGGTGAAACCTCCAGATGAAAGTAGTAATTATTGTAGGTGGAGGATAAgttcttctcttcttcacaTGTACACACTGTCCTTCACTCCTCCTGTCCAGTACATGCACGTTGTTCAGAGTGAAGTTATCTGCACAGTTCATCCTCCTGTGCTGAGAGCTTCTGTTTGTAAGAATCAGAAATGACAAGAGCTCAACCCGTACTGGATGTTTGATACCAATACCATCACACGTTATATCAACCAGTAATCTTatttatacagaatatatacataaatatgttcttttttttcttttctttttcttacaaaTGTGGtgaccaaacacttgataaagatatgtaatagaagcatgatattttacactttttcatcaaatatacataaaatgcagcatttctatctttttattttttatgtattttacaaagtcacaaaatatttatttataagtgaACAGACCCACCCACCCTAACCACCCTAACCACCCAAACCACCCAAACCACCCTGCACATAACAAAGAACCATGTTGAGTATATAAAAtagatgaaatgaataaaagggTGAGGGTTAGGATATTTACATATAACATAAATGGGGTCCAGGTCTTTTCAGATCTATTACCAGCACCAGGAATGATCATTATTTCTAATTTAAGAAAATACAAACCTTCCTTAATCCAGTTTGTGGAACAGTGGATTAGTTTATATCAGACGGATTAAACACAGATACCAGTAGAACTGTGATAGGctgatatcagctgataatatcgGTTGCCTCATATGTCAAGTGAGCTACAGTCAACATCCTGTCACTCAACgtctttttaatttgttgaCAGTTCTcagggcggctgtggctcaggaggtagagcgctcgtcctccaattggaagattggtggttcgattcccggctcctccagtccacatgtccatgtgtccttgggcaagacacttaaccccaaattgctcccgttgctgtgccaacggtgtgtggaTTGGCACCCTGCCATCAgtgctcctgccatcagtgtatgaatgtgtgtgaaagggtgaatttgAGTGgtcacaaagactagaaaggcgctatataccATTATTTACCATTCTCATaattcaatcaatctttattaatatagcaccaaatcacaacaaacatcatctcaaggctcttcaCACATAGAGCAAATATACTAACATCAAATGAATAATTACATGAAAGATGTGTAACATGATTTGCAGTCAGTCTGTTCTCCTCTGctgaatgtacacacacacacacacacacacacacacacacaaagagtccTGTTGTGTAATTAATACATATCAATAACTTCATAATCATTCTTACATATGTCTCTGCACTCCTCACTGCATCAGACTGCAGACAGGAGTGTTTCTAgtgtttaggtgtgtgtgtgtgtgtgtgtgtgtgtgtgtttctctcagtGTGAGGAAAACAAAGGCGTGAGTGAGTGGTGAGTTTGTTAGATCTTGAAATCCAGTTTATAGGCAAAAAGTAAGTAGtggtctgtgtgtatgtgtgtttcctgtgtacTCAACCTTCAGAGGTTAAATACCTGCAGCCAAGTCCAGCTGTCCTCCATTCAACCATGCTCTGATATAtcatcacatttacacactatTAAATATACTCCATCTACCAGACACTGATCatcattaaaggataattaccgttttttacaacctggaccttatttctagcataaaatacaatcatttactcacccagacaactttggtgtcatttggagtcgttcagaccaaattagctccagtggagcgccgcgtatatccatataatgcgagtacacggggcaccgaagcgcagcctctatataaggCATTATCTGCcacgaaactagttcatttcaccaatatttagttatgatacgttagtgctattcccctcccaGCCTGTGGtagcatgttatcaacatccggggtctgtaggttgacctactaacctctgatctggatcaatgataaaccgggctgtggtagagacTTGAAATTACATCATCCAGAATTTGGTCTGAacaactccaaatgacaccaaagttgtctgggtgagtaaatgattgtattttatgctagaaataa
This is a stretch of genomic DNA from Scomber japonicus isolate fScoJap1 chromosome 16, fScoJap1.pri, whole genome shotgun sequence. It encodes these proteins:
- the fam241a gene encoding uncharacterized protein FAM241A gives rise to the protein MSAVTPPVHDHYAFHRREFEEPPLGSQSRCSSNPQPVLSARQTAANHQRYRAEGIRTRPRPPSSPGSMWPHIDDPTTRPQLDDCEKMGTLFGMINKCLRGVGFTQMYFGDKIVEPVVIVFFWMLLWFLGIQALGLVGTLCLIIIYIQK